The following are from one region of the Staphylococcus argenteus genome:
- a CDS encoding potassium-transporting ATPase subunit F, producing MIICLILIVITLVMYLFFALIHSEKF from the coding sequence ATGATTATTTGTTTGATTTTAATTGTTATCACATTAGTGATGTACTTATTTTTTGCTTTAATTCACAGTGAAAAATTTTAA
- a CDS encoding sensor histidine kinase, whose protein sequence is MTNTESLKIGKTRGTLTIYIGYSPGVGKTFEMLSNAIDLYQNGADIKIGYIEPHQRRETEALAKKLPEIATNVTKHGSHSFQDLNIDRILEEAPTIVLIDELAHTNISRERHEKRYMDIEEILNHGIDVHTTLNIQHIESLSSQIEMMTGVQVKERVPDYFIIGADVLEVVDISPNQLIKRLKAGKVYKKDRLEVAFSNFFTYEHLSELRTLTLRTVADLMSDKEKLRHNNKAIMTPHIAVAISGSIYNEAVIKEAFHIAQKEHAKFTAIYIDIFEKNRQHHDSQKHVHRHLMLAKSLGAKVKVVYSQSVASGLDEWCKNQDVTKLIIGQHIRNKWVDFFNTPLIDRLMSFDHHYKIEIVPIKQIPVALNTNKIPYRPKSKRFAKDMLKMLLIQMICILMGLWVYELDKHESSTIILMLFLIGIILVSIWTQSYMVGFIAAILNVFVFNYFFTEPRFTFEVYRFDYPITFIVSILTSALLKEIKFQYSITKKQLYRTDLLLQFNDSIKQTYTVKDLLVNAGHQIHQLLQQPITIYVIDDSKVSKTIPLQQDADYKNQHYEQVLSWVIKNERQAGATTDTFPGINQWLIPIGASPVKGVVAINCQQSQTINPYDASILESMLNELSLAVENVTLLKQTRESMLQAERQLTHSNFLRSISHDIRTPLTTIMGNLDILMTHNKLMPFNEQQQLLLNSYQESQYLYHLVTNILSLTRLQSSNVHIKLQPYLVSELVEEIDTILKRRHLKDDVTIALTEDLHFVRIDSKLILQAIFNLIENAIKHSSSNTTIKLCIHRPNDKQVQFSVIDEGPGISAQEQQKIFEPFYTGANKHFKDNQKESMGLGLYLVQTILHKHHSILQYKTNQPHGSIFYFNIDIDFSEGDV, encoded by the coding sequence ATGACGAACACTGAATCGCTAAAAATAGGAAAGACGCGTGGAACTCTAACCATCTATATTGGTTATAGTCCTGGTGTTGGTAAAACGTTTGAAATGTTATCGAATGCGATTGATTTATATCAAAATGGTGCTGATATAAAAATCGGATATATCGAACCCCATCAACGTCGTGAAACCGAAGCATTGGCAAAAAAATTACCCGAAATCGCAACTAATGTCACAAAACATGGTAGCCACAGTTTTCAAGATTTGAATATAGATCGTATTCTCGAAGAAGCGCCGACGATTGTTCTAATCGATGAGTTAGCGCACACAAATATATCAAGAGAGCGCCATGAAAAACGATACATGGACATTGAAGAAATTCTAAACCACGGTATAGATGTGCATACAACATTAAATATTCAACATATAGAAAGTTTAAGTAGTCAAATCGAAATGATGACTGGTGTCCAAGTAAAAGAACGTGTGCCTGATTATTTTATAATTGGCGCAGATGTCTTAGAAGTTGTAGATATTTCACCTAATCAATTAATAAAAAGGTTAAAAGCTGGGAAAGTATATAAAAAAGATCGTCTTGAAGTTGCATTTAGCAATTTTTTTACTTACGAACACTTGAGTGAACTTAGAACGCTAACGTTACGCACTGTCGCTGATTTAATGAGTGATAAGGAAAAATTACGCCATAATAATAAAGCAATTATGACACCACATATTGCTGTAGCTATTAGTGGCAGTATTTATAATGAAGCGGTAATAAAAGAGGCTTTTCACATTGCCCAAAAAGAACATGCAAAGTTTACAGCTATCTATATAGATATTTTTGAAAAAAATAGGCAGCACCATGATAGTCAAAAGCATGTACATCGTCATCTTATGCTAGCAAAATCATTAGGCGCTAAAGTAAAAGTTGTCTACAGTCAAAGTGTGGCATCGGGTTTAGACGAATGGTGCAAAAATCAAGATGTTACTAAATTAATTATTGGGCAACATATTAGAAATAAATGGGTAGACTTTTTTAATACACCATTGATTGATCGTTTAATGTCGTTTGATCATCACTATAAAATTGAAATTGTTCCTATTAAACAAATTCCTGTCGCGTTAAATACGAATAAAATACCTTATCGCCCTAAAAGTAAGCGATTCGCTAAAGATATGTTAAAAATGCTTTTGATTCAAATGATATGCATATTAATGGGGTTATGGGTATACGAGCTTGATAAACATGAATCCAGTACTATTATCTTAATGCTCTTCCTCATTGGCATCATATTAGTATCAATTTGGACACAATCGTATATGGTTGGGTTTATAGCGGCAATACTGAATGTCTTTGTTTTTAATTACTTTTTTACAGAACCAAGATTTACGTTTGAAGTATATCGTTTTGATTATCCAATTACATTTATTGTCAGTATTTTAACGAGTGCTTTATTAAAAGAAATTAAATTTCAGTATTCAATTACTAAAAAGCAGCTCTATCGAACAGATTTATTATTACAGTTTAATGATTCGATTAAACAAACATATACAGTAAAAGATTTATTGGTAAATGCAGGACATCAAATTCATCAATTATTGCAACAACCAATTACAATTTATGTAATAGATGACTCTAAAGTCAGCAAAACCATTCCATTACAACAAGACGCCGACTATAAAAACCAACATTATGAACAAGTGTTAAGTTGGGTTATCAAAAACGAAAGGCAAGCAGGTGCAACAACAGATACCTTTCCAGGCATCAATCAATGGTTAATTCCGATAGGTGCTTCCCCTGTTAAAGGTGTAGTTGCAATAAATTGTCAACAATCACAAACTATTAATCCGTATGATGCATCCATACTTGAATCTATGCTAAACGAATTGTCCTTAGCAGTTGAGAATGTGACATTATTAAAACAAACGAGAGAGTCTATGTTACAAGCTGAGCGCCAACTTACACATTCTAATTTTTTGCGCTCAATTTCTCATGATATACGTACTCCTTTAACAACTATTATGGGGAATTTAGATATTTTAATGACACATAATAAACTAATGCCGTTCAATGAGCAACAGCAGTTACTGTTAAACAGTTACCAAGAAAGTCAGTATTTATATCATTTAGTAACCAATATATTGTCTCTAACTCGATTACAATCTTCTAATGTTCATATCAAGTTGCAACCATATTTAGTTAGCGAATTAGTAGAGGAAATTGACACTATTTTAAAACGTCGTCATTTAAAAGATGATGTAACAATCGCGTTAACTGAAGATTTACATTTTGTGAGAATTGACAGTAAATTAATACTTCAAGCAATATTTAATTTAATTGAAAATGCAATAAAACATTCGTCGTCCAACACGACTATTAAATTATGTATTCATAGGCCAAACGATAAACAAGTTCAATTTTCTGTTATTGATGAAGGTCCAGGTATAAGTGCACAAGAACAACAAAAGATTTTTGAACCTTTTTATACTGGTGCGAATAAACATTTTAAAGATAATCAAAAAGAAAGTATGGGACTTGGACTATATTTAGTGCAGACTATACTGCATAAACATCATTCAATTCTACAATATAAAACGAATCAACCACATGGTAGTATATTTTATTTCAATATTGATATAGATTTTAGTGAAGGAGACGTATAA
- a CDS encoding response regulator transcription factor, which produces MQSKILIIEDDHAITHLLDVALTLDYYTVTTAENATSAHFKIQIDKPDIILLDLGLPDKDGLCLITEIRQHTDIPIIVISARQEEQTIIQALDNGANDYMTKPFNVDELRARIRVIERIAKSNQETNIIFTNGLLVIDFDSKSVIINNQEVHLTPNEFSLLELLSKHKGKVLTYEMILKRIYGYVNKTEMPSLRVHMTSLRQKLSQCHTDAKDIIKTHPRIGYQMLQWKDK; this is translated from the coding sequence ATGCAATCTAAAATATTAATTATTGAAGATGATCATGCAATTACACATTTACTAGATGTCGCTTTAACTTTAGATTATTACACTGTAACTACAGCTGAAAATGCCACAAGTGCACATTTTAAAATTCAAATTGATAAACCAGATATTATATTACTAGACTTAGGCTTACCAGATAAAGACGGTTTATGCTTAATTACCGAGATTAGACAGCATACAGATATTCCTATTATTGTGATAAGTGCTAGACAAGAAGAACAAACTATTATTCAAGCATTAGATAATGGTGCAAATGACTATATGACAAAACCATTTAACGTTGATGAGCTTCGTGCAAGAATTAGAGTTATCGAAAGAATTGCCAAATCTAACCAAGAAACTAATATTATTTTTACAAACGGTTTACTAGTTATCGACTTTGATTCCAAATCAGTTATTATCAATAACCAAGAAGTCCATTTGACACCAAATGAATTTAGTTTACTGGAATTGTTATCAAAACATAAGGGTAAAGTGCTAACATACGAAATGATACTTAAACGAATTTATGGTTATGTAAATAAAACTGAAATGCCTAGCTTACGCGTTCATATGACTTCTTTAAGACAAAAACTTTCTCAATGTCATACAGATGCTAAAGATATTATCAAAACACATCCACGTATCGGTTATCAAATGTTGCAATGGAAAGATAAATAA
- the cshA gene encoding degradosome RNA helicase CshA, with amino-acid sequence MQNFKELGISDNTVQSLESMGFKEPTPIQKDSIPYALQGIDILGQAQTGTGKTGAFGIPLIEKVVGKQGVQSLILAPTRELAMQVAEQLREFSRGQGVQVVTVFGGMPIERQIKALKKGPQIVVGTPGRVIDHLNRRTLKTDGIHTLILDEADEMMNMGFIDDMRFIMDKIPAAQRQTMLFSATMPKAIQALVQQFMKSPKIIKTMNNEMSDPQIEEFYTIVKELEKFDTFTNFLDVHQPELAIVFGRTKRRVDELTSALISKGYKAEGLHGDITQAKRLEVLKKFKNDQINILVATDVAARGLDISGVSHVYNFDIPQDTESYTHRIGRTGRAGKEGIAVTFVNPIEMDYIRQIEDANGRKMSALRPPHRKEVLQAREDDIKEKVENWMSKDTESRLKRISTELLNEYNDVDLVAALLQELVEANDEVEVQLTFEKPLARKGRNGKPSGSRNRNSKRGNHKFDGKSKRSKGYSSKKKGNKKFDRKEKSSGGSRPMKGRTFADHQK; translated from the coding sequence TTGCAAAATTTTAAAGAACTAGGGATTTCGGATAATACGGTTCAGTCACTTGAATCAATGGGATTTAAAGAGCCGACACCTATCCAAAAAGACAGTATCCCTTATGCGTTACAAGGAATTGATATCCTTGGACAAGCTCAAACCGGTACAGGTAAAACAGGAGCATTCGGTATTCCTTTAATTGAAAAAGTAGTAGGGAAACAAGGGGTTCAATCGTTAATTTTAGCACCTACAAGAGAATTGGCAATGCAGGTAGCTGAACAATTAAGAGAATTTAGCCGTGGACAAGGTGTCCAAGTTGTTACTGTATTCGGTGGTATGCCTATCGAACGCCAAATTAAAGCCTTGAAAAAAGGGCCACAAATCGTAGTCGGAACACCAGGACGTGTTATCGATCACTTAAACCGTCGTACATTGAAAACGGATGGTATCCATACATTAATTTTAGACGAAGCAGATGAAATGATGAACATGGGATTCATCGATGATATGAGATTTATTATGGATAAAATTCCTGCTGCCCAACGTCAAACGATGTTATTCTCAGCAACTATGCCTAAAGCAATTCAAGCTTTAGTACAACAATTCATGAAGTCACCTAAAATTATTAAGACAATGAATAATGAAATGTCAGATCCACAAATCGAAGAATTCTATACAATTGTTAAAGAATTAGAGAAATTTGATACATTTACAAATTTCCTAGATGTTCATCAACCAGAATTAGCAATCGTATTTGGACGTACAAAACGTCGTGTTGATGAGTTAACAAGTGCTTTGATTTCTAAAGGCTATAAAGCTGAAGGATTACATGGTGATATCACTCAAGCGAAACGTTTAGAAGTATTAAAGAAATTTAAAAATGACCAAATCAATATTTTAGTCGCTACAGACGTAGCAGCAAGAGGGCTAGATATTTCTGGTGTAAGTCATGTTTATAACTTTGATATTCCTCAAGATACTGAAAGCTATACGCACCGTATTGGTCGTACTGGCCGTGCTGGTAAAGAAGGTATCGCGGTTACTTTTGTAAATCCAATCGAGATGGATTATATTAGACAAATCGAAGATGCAAACGGTAGAAAAATGAGTGCACTACGTCCACCACACCGCAAAGAAGTACTTCAAGCACGTGAAGATGATATTAAAGAAAAAGTTGAAAACTGGATGTCAAAAGACACAGAATCACGTTTGAAACGTATTTCAACTGAATTATTAAATGAATATAACGACGTTGATTTAGTTGCTGCACTTTTACAAGAGTTAGTAGAAGCAAACGACGAAGTTGAAGTTCAATTAACATTTGAAAAACCATTAGCACGTAAAGGCCGTAATGGTAAACCAAGTGGTTCTCGTAATAGAAATAGCAAACGTGGTAACCACAAGTTTGACGGTAAGAGTAAACGTTCAAAAGGTTACTCAAGCAAGAAAAAAGGCAACAAAAAATTCGACCGCAAAGAGAAGAGTAGCGGTGGAAGTAGACCGATGAAAGGTCGCACATTTGCTGACCATCAAAAATAA
- a CDS encoding UDP-N-acetylmuramoyl-tripeptide--D-alanyl-D-alanine ligase produces MINVALKQIKSWIPCDIDDQFLDCKINGVTIDSRAIKEGMLFIPFKGENVDGHRFVSKALQDGAGAAFYQKGTPIDDDITGPIIWVEDTLVALQQLAQAYLRYVNPKVIAVTGSNGKTTTKDMIESVLHTEFKVKKTQGNYNNEIGLPLTILDLDNDTEISILEMGMSGFHEIELLSNLAQPDIAIITNIGESHMQDLGSREGIAKAKSEITIGLKDNGTFIYDGDEPLLESHVKEVQSAKCMSIGVDTDNDLVCSVDDRDTTGIAFTINGKEHFDLPILGVHNMKNATIAIAVGYELGLSYDTIYRNLKYVTLTGMRMEQHELDNDITVINDAYNASPTSMRAAIDTLSSLNGRHILILGDVLELGENSKSMHSQVGTYLQDKQIEVLYTFGDEASYINETGKQFVDKAQHFDSKEALIEVLKQDLKPHDRVLVKGSRGMKLEDVVNAVISSN; encoded by the coding sequence ATGATTAATGTAGCATTAAAGCAAATTAAGTCTTGGATTCCTTGTGATATTGATGATCAATTTCTGGACTGCAAAATTAATGGTGTCACTATTGATTCTAGAGCGATTAAAGAAGGAATGTTGTTTATTCCTTTTAAAGGTGAAAATGTTGATGGTCATCGTTTTGTATCTAAAGCATTGCAAGATGGTGCTGGCGCAGCATTTTATCAAAAAGGAACGCCAATAGATGATGATATAACAGGGCCTATTATTTGGGTCGAAGATACTTTAGTGGCTTTACAACAATTAGCCCAAGCATATTTAAGATATGTTAATCCTAAAGTGATTGCAGTAACTGGCTCAAATGGTAAAACAACAACAAAAGATATGATTGAAAGTGTCTTGCATACAGAGTTTAAAGTTAAAAAAACACAAGGCAATTATAATAATGAAATTGGATTGCCACTAACTATTTTAGACTTAGATAATGACACGGAAATCTCTATATTAGAAATGGGAATGTCAGGTTTCCATGAGATTGAGTTATTATCAAACCTTGCACAACCAGATATCGCGATTATTACTAATATTGGTGAATCACATATGCAAGATCTAGGCTCGCGTGAGGGTATTGCTAAAGCGAAATCTGAGATAACAATAGGCCTTAAAGATAATGGCACATTTATATATGATGGCGATGAACCATTGTTAGAGTCGCATGTTAAGGAAGTTCAAAGTGCGAAATGTATGAGTATCGGTGTGGATACTGATAACGATTTAGTTTGTTCAGTTGATGACAGAGACACTACAGGTATAGCGTTCACTATTAATGGTAAAGAGCATTTTGATTTGCCGATTTTAGGCGTGCATAATATGAAAAATGCAACTATTGCCATAGCAGTTGGTTATGAATTAGGTTTATCATATGACACGATTTATCGTAATTTAAAATATGTTACATTGACAGGTATGCGGATGGAACAACATGAATTAGATAATGATATTACTGTTATTAATGATGCTTATAATGCTAGTCCTACAAGTATGAGAGCTGCTATTGATACTTTAAGTAGTCTTAATGGACGTCATATTTTAATTTTAGGCGATGTTTTAGAATTAGGTGAGAACAGTAAATCTATGCACTCGCAAGTAGGTACATATTTGCAAGATAAACAAATAGAGGTGCTGTATACATTTGGTGATGAAGCGAGTTATATTAATGAAACTGGGAAACAATTTGTTGATAAAGCGCAACACTTTGATTCTAAAGAAGCGTTAATTGAGGTATTAAAACAAGACTTAAAACCACATGATCGTGTATTAGTTAAAGGATCACGAGGTATGAAATTAGAAGACGTAGTTAATGCAGTAATATCATCAAATTAA
- a CDS encoding D-alanine--D-alanine ligase: MTKENICIVFGGKSAEHEVSILTAQNVLNAIDKDKYHVDIIYITNDGDWRKQNNITSEIKSTDELHLENGEALEISQLLKESSSGQPYDAVFPLLHGPNGEDGTIQGLFEVLDVPYVGNGVLSAASSMDKLVMKQLFEHRGLPQLPYISFLRSEYEKYEHNILKLVNDKLNYPVFVKPANLGSSVGISKCNNETELKEGIKEAFQFDRKLVIEQGVNAREIEVAVLGNDYPEATWPGEVVKDVAFYDYKSKYKDGKVQLQIPAELDEDVKLTLRNMALEAFKATDCSGLVRADFFVTDDNQIYINETNAMPGFTAYSMYPKLWENMGLSYSELITKLIELAKERHQDKQKNKYKID, translated from the coding sequence ATGACAAAAGAAAATATTTGTATCGTTTTTGGAGGGAAAAGTGCTGAACATGAAGTGTCGATTCTAACAGCACAAAACGTATTAAATGCAATAGATAAAGACAAATACCATGTTGATATCATTTATATTACTAATGATGGTGATTGGAGAAAGCAAAATAATATTACATCTGAAATTAAATCTACAGATGAACTTCATTTAGAAAATGGAGAAGCTCTAGAAATTTCTCAATTATTAAAAGAAAGTAGTTCAGGACAACCGTATGACGCAGTGTTCCCATTACTTCATGGACCTAATGGTGAAGATGGCACGATTCAAGGATTATTTGAAGTGCTAGATGTACCATATGTAGGTAACGGAGTATTATCAGCTGCAAGCTCAATGGATAAACTTGTGATGAAACAATTATTTGAGCATAGAGGTTTACCTCAATTACCTTATATTAGTTTCTTACGTTCTGAATATGAAAAATATGAGCATAATATTTTAAAGTTAGTGAATGATAAATTGAATTATCCAGTATTTGTTAAACCAGCCAATTTAGGTTCTAGTGTTGGTATAAGTAAATGTAATAATGAAACGGAATTAAAAGAAGGTATTAAAGAAGCGTTTCAATTTGACCGTAAACTTGTGATTGAGCAAGGTGTTAATGCACGTGAAATTGAAGTGGCAGTACTTGGAAATGATTATCCAGAAGCAACTTGGCCAGGTGAAGTTGTAAAAGATGTTGCATTTTACGATTACAAATCTAAATATAAAGATGGTAAAGTTCAATTACAAATTCCTGCTGAGCTAGATGAAGATGTAAAATTAACGCTTAGAAATATGGCGTTAGAAGCATTTAAAGCAACAGATTGCTCTGGTTTAGTCCGTGCAGATTTCTTTGTAACAGACGATAACCAAATTTATATTAATGAAACAAATGCAATGCCTGGATTTACTGCTTACAGCATGTATCCAAAATTATGGGAAAATATGGGACTATCATATTCTGAATTAATTACGAAATTAATTGAACTTGCTAAAGAACGTCATCAAGATAAACAGAAAAATAAATACAAAATTGATTAA
- a CDS encoding FtsW/RodA/SpoVE family cell cycle protein, producing the protein MNYSSRQQPDKHWLRKVDWVLVATIAVLAIFSVLLINSAMGGGQYSANFGIRQIFYYILGAIFAGVIMFISPKKIKHYAYILYFLICLLLIGLLVIPESPITPIINGAKSWYTFGPISIQPSEFMKIILILALARVVSKHNQFTFNKSFQSDLLLFFKIIGVSLLPSILILLQNDLGTTLVLAAIIAGVMLVSGITWRILAPIFITGIVGAMTIILGILYAPSLIENLLGVQLYQMGRINSWLDPYTYSSGDGYHLTESLKAIGSGQLLGKGYNHGEVYIPENHTDFIFSVIGEELGFIGSVILILVFLFLIFHLIRLAAKIEDQFNKIFIVGFVTLLVFHILQNIGMTIQLLPITGIPLPFISYGGSALWSMMTGIGIVLSIYYHEPKRYVDLYHPKSN; encoded by the coding sequence ATGAATTATTCATCTCGTCAACAGCCGGATAAGCATTGGCTTCGCAAAGTAGACTGGGTATTAGTGGCCACTATAGCTGTTTTAGCAATTTTCAGTGTTCTGCTTATTAACTCGGCTATGGGCGGCGGACAATATAGTGCTAATTTCGGTATTAGACAAATCTTTTACTATATTTTAGGTGCCATTTTTGCAGGTGTGATTATGTTTATTTCACCTAAAAAGATTAAACATTATGCATACATATTGTATTTCTTAATCTGCCTATTATTAATTGGGTTACTAGTTATTCCTGAATCACCAATCACACCTATTATTAACGGTGCTAAAAGTTGGTATACTTTCGGGCCAATCAGTATTCAACCATCGGAATTTATGAAAATCATTTTGATACTAGCATTAGCACGTGTCGTTTCTAAACATAATCAATTCACATTTAATAAATCTTTTCAAAGTGATTTGCTATTATTTTTCAAAATTATTGGTGTCTCGTTGTTACCAAGTATTTTAATATTATTGCAAAACGATTTAGGAACAACTTTAGTGCTAGCTGCTATTATTGCTGGCGTCATGTTAGTAAGCGGCATTACATGGCGTATATTAGCCCCTATTTTTATAACTGGTATTGTTGGGGCTATGACTATCATTTTGGGCATCCTATATGCACCATCCTTAATAGAAAATCTATTAGGTGTCCAATTATACCAAATGGGACGTATCAACTCTTGGCTTGATCCATATACTTATAGTAGTGGTGATGGCTATCATTTAACTGAATCCCTAAAAGCCATAGGTTCTGGTCAATTACTAGGTAAAGGATACAACCACGGTGAAGTTTATATTCCTGAAAACCATACTGATTTTATCTTTTCAGTCATTGGTGAAGAATTAGGCTTTATTGGATCTGTTATTTTAATTCTTGTATTTTTATTCTTAATCTTCCATTTAATAAGACTTGCTGCAAAAATTGAAGATCAATTTAACAAAATCTTTATCGTAGGTTTTGTAACATTGCTTGTGTTCCATATTTTACAAAATATCGGGATGACAATTCAGTTGTTACCTATCACTGGTATCCCATTACCATTTATTAGTTATGGTGGTAGTGCTTTATGGAGTATGATGACTGGTATCGGTATTGTTTTATCAATCTATTATCATGAACCGAAACGATATGTAGATTTATACCATCCGAAGAGCAATTAA
- a CDS encoding Lmo0850 family protein yields the protein MKRPEKIQNVVKLLSSLGVNIKKTKSRLDIINTLPTSNKVSHELK from the coding sequence ATGAAACGTCCTGAAAAGATTCAAAATGTAGTCAAACTATTGTCATCATTAGGTGTTAATATTAAAAAGACTAAATCTCGTTTAGACATTATTAATACGTTACCAACATCTAATAAAGTAAGTCACGAATTAAAATAA
- the csoZ gene encoding putative copper chaperone CsoZ, producing the protein MVHQNTIYTAGIETEEQVNQLTERISNMIGVHKVNINIIDGEVVVAYETPANLNSIEKEIYDTGYKIVY; encoded by the coding sequence ATGGTACATCAAAACACAATATATACTGCAGGTATTGAAACTGAAGAACAAGTAAACCAGTTGACAGAACGTATATCAAACATGATAGGTGTGCATAAAGTGAATATTAATATCATTGATGGAGAAGTAGTTGTAGCATATGAAACACCCGCAAATTTAAATAGCATTGAAAAAGAAATTTATGATACAGGCTATAAAATTGTATATTAA
- the csoR gene encoding copper-sensing transcriptional repressor CsoR, which produces MTEQDNAHHSEQIKTNLKSRLNRIEGQVRAINRMIEEDVYCDDVLTQIRATRSALNSVAIKLLEQHMKSCIMNKVNQGAQEEAMEELLVTFQKLIKD; this is translated from the coding sequence ATGACTGAACAAGATAATGCACATCATTCTGAACAAATTAAAACAAATCTTAAATCACGTTTAAATCGAATAGAAGGTCAAGTGAGAGCGATTAATCGCATGATTGAAGAAGATGTCTATTGTGATGATGTTCTTACACAAATAAGAGCGACGCGTTCTGCATTAAACAGTGTCGCAATAAAGTTATTAGAGCAACATATGAAAAGTTGTATTATGAATAAAGTAAATCAAGGTGCTCAAGAAGAAGCGATGGAAGAGTTACTAGTTACTTTTCAAAAGTTGATTAAAGATTAA